A DNA window from Anaerolineae bacterium contains the following coding sequences:
- a CDS encoding ferritin family protein, whose protein sequence is MSDYWKTIEDIIRQAIVGEEDSHAMYVNAAGRVQDPNSKAMLEELAKDELGHKAKLEGLLKRGLTWEIVEGEFKKVQDLKLGDHFVPEKLDEQADLQAVLTVAIRREKESHDLYATMAGVTCDETVRNLFEFLANEELTHKRKLESMYEDIVYQQF, encoded by the coding sequence ATGAGCGATTACTGGAAGACCATTGAAGATATCATCCGGCAGGCCATCGTGGGGGAGGAGGACTCCCACGCCATGTACGTTAACGCCGCCGGCCGGGTGCAGGACCCCAACTCCAAGGCCATGCTGGAAGAGCTGGCCAAGGACGAGCTGGGCCACAAGGCCAAGCTGGAGGGCCTGCTGAAGCGCGGCCTGACCTGGGAGATCGTCGAAGGGGAGTTCAAGAAGGTCCAGGACCTCAAACTGGGCGATCATTTCGTCCCCGAGAAGCTGGATGAGCAGGCGGACCTGCAGGCGGTGCTGACGGTGGCCATCCGGCGGGAGAAAGAATCCCACGACCTGTACGCCACCATGGCCGGCGTCACCTGCGACGAGACCGTGCGCAACCTGTTCGAGTTCCTGGCCAACGAGGAGCTGACCCACAAGCGCAAGCTTGAGAGCATGTACGAGGATATCGTGTATCAGCAGTTCTGA
- a CDS encoding (2Fe-2S) ferredoxin domain-containing protein, translating to MKSIEELQKLREEAQKELKVRMDTGTVITVGMGTCGIAAGARETMHAILEELNKHQIEAHVKTVGCIGMCVHEPLVDIEQAGKGRITYGKVTPDRVPRLIEEHLINGRVVEEWVVARMEESANK from the coding sequence ATCAAATCCATTGAGGAACTGCAGAAACTGCGGGAGGAAGCGCAGAAAGAGCTGAAAGTGCGCATGGACACTGGCACCGTCATCACCGTGGGCATGGGCACCTGCGGCATCGCCGCCGGCGCCCGCGAGACCATGCACGCTATCCTGGAGGAGCTGAACAAACACCAAATTGAAGCCCACGTCAAGACCGTCGGCTGTATCGGCATGTGCGTGCATGAGCCGCTGGTGGATATCGAACAGGCCGGCAAAGGCCGCATCACCTACGGCAAGGTCACACCGGATCGCGTGCCCCGGTTAATCGAGGAGCATCTCATCAACGGCCGCGTCGTGGAAGAATGGGTGGTGGCCCGTATGGAAGAGAGCGCCAACAAGTAA
- a CDS encoding ATP-binding protein codes for MVRELSLHILDIVQNSLEAGATHITIEIDEDLAEDRLTIRVMDNGRGMDAETLRRVTDPFFTTRKTRKVGLGLPLLKATAEQCGGRLTIQSAPGQGTTVTAEFQHSHIDRAPLGDMPASLMTILLAERPVEVRYIHRVNGREFVLDTRELRETLGDVPLTHPKIRQWLYEYLRQGEASLWDASPAGADQTLPEEG; via the coding sequence ATAGTGCGCGAACTGTCTCTGCATATTCTGGACATCGTTCAGAACAGCCTGGAAGCCGGCGCAACGCACATTACCATCGAAATAGACGAGGACCTGGCGGAAGACCGCCTGACCATCCGGGTGATGGACAACGGCCGAGGCATGGACGCGGAGACCCTGCGGCGTGTCACCGACCCCTTTTTCACGACGCGCAAGACCCGCAAGGTGGGATTGGGGCTTCCGCTGTTGAAGGCCACGGCGGAGCAGTGCGGCGGCCGGCTCACGATCCAATCCGCCCCGGGCCAGGGCACCACCGTCACCGCCGAGTTCCAGCACAGCCACATCGACCGTGCCCCCTTGGGGGACATGCCGGCCTCGCTGATGACCATCCTGCTGGCCGAGCGGCCGGTCGAAGTGCGCTACATCCATCGGGTGAACGGACGGGAGTTCGTGCTGGACACCCGCGAACTGCGGGAAACATTAGGGGATGTTCCCCTGACCCATCCGAAGATCCGTCAGTGGTTGTACGAGTATCTGCGCCAGGGAGAGGCCAGCCTGTGGGATGCTTCGCCGGCCGGCGCAGACCAGACCCTACCAGAGGAAGGCTGA
- the nuoE gene encoding NADH-quinone oxidoreductase subunit NuoE, which produces MAELQKQQAAEETLDLAPLDEILEKYAGKKGVVIPILQETQAIFGYLPRQALEHISRKMHIPLSDLYGVATFYAQFYLTRRGKHIIRCCDGTACHVRGASKIIDTLQSQLGIKPGETTPDYEYTLEVVYCLGSCGLSPVAVIDETVYGHLTPQKMLEILQSLS; this is translated from the coding sequence ATGGCGGAACTGCAGAAACAGCAAGCCGCAGAAGAGACGCTGGACCTGGCACCACTGGACGAGATCCTGGAGAAATATGCCGGCAAGAAGGGGGTCGTCATCCCCATCCTCCAGGAGACTCAGGCTATCTTCGGCTACCTGCCGCGCCAGGCCCTGGAGCACATCTCGCGCAAAATGCACATCCCGCTGAGCGACCTCTACGGCGTGGCCACGTTCTATGCCCAGTTCTACCTGACCCGCCGCGGCAAGCATATCATCCGCTGTTGCGACGGCACCGCCTGCCACGTGCGCGGCGCTTCGAAAATCATCGATACCCTGCAGTCACAGTTGGGCATTAAACCCGGGGAAACGACGCCGGACTACGAATACACCCTGGAGGTCGTGTACTGCCTGGGGTCCTGCGGCCTGTCACCCGTGGCGGTCATTGATGAGACGGTGTACGGCCACCTGACCCCGCAGAAAATGCTGGAAATCCTGCAGAGTCTGTCATAG
- a CDS encoding PHP domain-containing protein, whose amino-acid sequence MSLLYLPAEFHLHTVLSACAEIEMIPPLIIRQAQRLGIQWLAVTDHNSAENARAVMEAGARAGIAVLPGMEVQTREEVHLLCLFEALEPALAWQEQVYQHLPDLPNREETFGSQLVVDAEGEFLRFQERLLQTSTSLSVEQVVTMVEALGGLVIPAHVDRPAFSLLSNLGIIPPGLHIPAVEITPRLTPAQALERFPQLAGRTLITNGDAHRLSEMGGRTLFRVAEPTLAELQRALAGVDGRKVWVT is encoded by the coding sequence ATGAGCCTGCTGTACCTGCCGGCGGAATTCCACCTGCACACGGTGCTCTCCGCCTGCGCGGAGATCGAGATGATTCCGCCGCTCATCATCCGGCAGGCACAGCGGTTGGGCATCCAGTGGCTGGCGGTGACAGACCACAACTCGGCGGAGAACGCCCGCGCCGTCATGGAAGCCGGCGCCCGCGCCGGCATCGCCGTACTGCCGGGCATGGAAGTGCAAACGCGCGAAGAGGTCCACCTGCTCTGCCTGTTTGAGGCGCTGGAGCCGGCGCTGGCCTGGCAGGAACAGGTCTATCAGCACCTGCCGGATCTGCCCAACCGCGAAGAGACCTTCGGCAGTCAGCTCGTGGTGGACGCCGAGGGGGAGTTCCTGCGGTTTCAGGAGCGACTGCTCCAAACCTCCACCTCCCTTTCGGTGGAGCAGGTCGTTACCATGGTGGAAGCGCTCGGCGGGCTGGTGATACCGGCCCATGTGGACCGGCCGGCCTTCAGCCTGCTAAGCAACCTGGGGATTATTCCGCCTGGCCTGCACATCCCGGCCGTCGAGATCACCCCTCGGCTGACGCCGGCGCAGGCGCTGGAGCGCTTCCCCCAACTGGCCGGACGGACGCTGATCACCAACGGCGACGCCCATCGGCTCAGCGAGATGGGGGGCCGCACGCTCTTCCGGGTGGCGGAACCGACCCTGGCAGAACTACAGCGGGCGCTGGCCGGGGTGGATGGGCGCAAGGTATGGGTGACATGA
- a CDS encoding serine kinase: MKIREITGLPDITTLVPPQTPEQEISGGYASDLLSCVMARAGAGNIWVTLQTHPNVVAVASLLDLAGVIITECADIAKIDAATIEKARTENVALFATPLTTFTIVARLARAGVPGIDEG, translated from the coding sequence ATGAAAATCCGAGAGATAACCGGGTTACCCGACATCACGACGCTCGTCCCGCCGCAGACACCGGAACAGGAGATCAGCGGAGGTTATGCCTCCGACCTGTTGAGCTGTGTGATGGCCCGGGCCGGCGCCGGCAACATCTGGGTCACGCTCCAGACCCATCCCAACGTCGTCGCTGTCGCTTCCCTGCTGGACCTGGCCGGCGTCATCATCACCGAATGCGCGGATATCGCCAAGATCGACGCCGCAACCATTGAGAAGGCGCGCACAGAGAACGTCGCCCTGTTCGCCACGCCGCTGACCACCTTCACCATCGTCGCACGACTGGCCAGGGCGGGAGTGCCCGGGATCGATGAGGGATGA
- a CDS encoding CBS domain-containing protein, whose amino-acid sequence MTAIPEITRVQELIYELKIEQVMSRPVITVTPDTRIDQLKEILRINRISGVPVVQDNRLVGVISIEDLIKALERGEMQATVGEKMSRQVITVSAHDSVVEAVKRFEEHGIGRLPVLDSNGQLVGILTSGDITRGLLHAIGLGYHQEEIRRYRASHIFEDISSDRTSLILCYHIPAQELQKAGEASSKIKKALYRLGAQPGFARRVAIAAYEAEMNLIIHTLHGGDLIAEIHPDKVRLLAMDDGPGIPDIEQAMQPGFSTAPDWIRDLGFGAGMGLLNIKRCSDQMMLDSQVGVGTRLEVLFYLKEEGVLGDRAPSTS is encoded by the coding sequence GTGACAGCAATACCCGAGATCACCAGGGTTCAGGAGCTTATCTACGAACTGAAAATCGAGCAGGTCATGAGCCGGCCAGTGATCACCGTCACCCCTGACACCCGAATCGACCAGCTCAAGGAAATCCTGCGGATCAACCGGATATCGGGCGTCCCTGTCGTACAGGATAACCGACTCGTCGGAGTCATATCGATTGAGGATTTGATCAAAGCCCTCGAGAGAGGGGAGATGCAGGCCACTGTAGGGGAAAAGATGTCCCGCCAGGTCATCACGGTGAGCGCACACGACTCGGTAGTGGAAGCGGTCAAGCGCTTTGAGGAGCACGGCATCGGCCGACTGCCGGTGCTCGATTCCAACGGACAGTTGGTCGGCATCCTGACCAGCGGAGATATCACGCGCGGGTTACTGCACGCTATCGGATTGGGCTACCATCAGGAAGAGATCCGCCGCTATCGCGCCAGCCACATCTTCGAAGACATCAGCTCCGATCGCACCAGCCTCATCCTGTGCTACCACATCCCTGCCCAGGAGCTACAGAAAGCCGGCGAAGCTTCCAGCAAGATCAAGAAAGCCCTCTACCGCCTGGGTGCCCAACCAGGCTTTGCCCGCCGCGTGGCCATCGCCGCCTATGAGGCCGAGATGAACCTCATCATCCACACCCTGCACGGCGGCGACCTGATCGCGGAAATCCATCCCGATAAGGTGCGCCTGCTGGCAATGGATGATGGTCCGGGCATCCCGGACATCGAGCAGGCCATGCAGCCGGGATTCTCCACCGCGCCGGACTGGATCCGCGATCTGGGCTTTGGCGCCGGCATGGGCCTGCTGAACATCAAACGCTGTTCTGACCAGATGATGCTGGATTCGCAGGTAGGGGTGGGCACCCGCCTGGAAGTGCTGTTCTACCTGAAAGAGGAGGGTGTGTTGGGAGATCGCGCTCCCAGCACCTCCTGA
- a CDS encoding M1 family metallopeptidase produces MRTRRPALGLAGPITWLVLGFLLICAGCRPASPTATPTLWETPASEPTFAPLPAAWLSEQTLAMRPGYAEELADLVHATCYDLRADISPAQRTVQASLHITYTNAGASSLSELPLRLYANLPYRQGRLDILRAERDGRPITFEYAVERTAVWLTLAPALAPGQTAHIALTYRLVVPESAPDGYQELVARDGIMSLAGMVPLVPARRDGAWDLDLPEPYGDALFAETALFRMQLTLPDNMVLSGTGTRVEERRHAGTRTETYVSGPARDIMVALSPYFQAESRSVGDITVRSYFLPEDRTAGVEALRLAADGLRQFQEWFGAYPYRELELVETPLLAAGMEYPGIISLGRHMYQGDQSRRLPWVVLHEIAHQWWFGLVGNDQLREPWLDEALANYSAWLYFERTAGQQEAAALFQEIFEEPARRLLEEGRDLPINLPVAAYPRDAYGPVVYDKGALFLHALRQEMGDEAFFAFLRGYAERFRYRIATAGDFLALAQTYTPHPLDPFFVEWGFVK; encoded by the coding sequence ATGAGAACAAGAAGGCCTGCCCTGGGGCTGGCCGGCCCTATCACCTGGCTGGTCCTGGGCTTCCTGCTGATCTGCGCCGGCTGTCGGCCGGCCAGCCCCACCGCAACGCCTACCCTATGGGAAACCCCTGCCAGTGAGCCGACATTTGCGCCCCTGCCGGCCGCATGGCTGAGCGAACAGACGCTGGCCATGCGGCCGGGGTACGCGGAGGAGCTGGCTGATCTGGTCCATGCCACATGCTACGACCTGCGGGCTGACATCTCCCCCGCACAACGCACCGTGCAGGCGTCCCTCCATATCACCTATACCAACGCCGGCGCTTCCTCCCTCTCGGAACTGCCTCTGCGGCTTTACGCCAATCTGCCCTACCGCCAGGGCCGGCTGGACATCCTCCGCGCCGAGCGGGACGGCCGGCCCATCACCTTCGAGTACGCGGTGGAGCGGACGGCAGTCTGGCTGACGTTGGCGCCGGCGCTGGCGCCGGGCCAGACCGCGCACATTGCCCTCACCTACCGGCTGGTGGTACCGGAATCGGCGCCGGACGGCTACCAGGAGCTGGTGGCCCGCGACGGCATCATGAGCCTGGCCGGCATGGTGCCCCTCGTCCCGGCACGGCGGGACGGCGCTTGGGACCTGGACCTGCCCGAGCCGTACGGGGACGCCTTGTTCGCCGAGACCGCCTTGTTCCGCATGCAGTTGACCCTGCCGGACAACATGGTGTTGTCCGGCACCGGCACGCGCGTCGAGGAGCGCCGGCACGCCGGCACCCGCACAGAGACCTACGTCAGCGGGCCGGCGCGGGATATCATGGTGGCGCTCAGCCCGTACTTTCAGGCGGAAAGCCGCTCTGTGGGAGATATCACGGTGCGCTCCTATTTCCTCCCCGAGGACCGCACCGCCGGCGTCGAGGCCTTGCGCCTTGCCGCAGATGGCCTGCGCCAGTTCCAGGAATGGTTCGGAGCGTATCCCTATCGCGAGCTGGAGCTGGTCGAGACACCCCTGTTGGCCGCCGGCATGGAGTATCCGGGCATCATCTCCCTGGGCCGGCACATGTACCAGGGGGACCAAAGCCGGCGCCTACCCTGGGTGGTACTGCATGAGATAGCGCATCAATGGTGGTTCGGCCTGGTGGGGAACGACCAGCTCCGCGAGCCGTGGCTGGACGAGGCGCTGGCCAACTACAGCGCCTGGTTGTATTTCGAACGCACCGCCGGCCAGCAAGAAGCCGCGGCGCTCTTTCAGGAGATCTTCGAGGAGCCGGCGCGCCGGCTCCTCGAAGAGGGCCGTGATCTGCCCATCAATCTTCCTGTGGCCGCATATCCTCGTGACGCCTACGGCCCCGTGGTGTACGACAAAGGGGCCCTCTTTTTGCACGCACTGCGGCAGGAAATGGGGGATGAGGCCTTTTTCGCCTTCCTGCGGGGGTACGCGGAGCGCTTCCGCTATCGGATTGCCACTGCCGGCGATTTCCTCGCCCTGGCCCAGACCTACACACCTCATCCGCTCGATCCCTTCTTTGTCGAATGGGGATTTGTGAAGTAA